The DNA window CCAACTGCCATCTTGGAGTCGACCAGAACGTTGCAGACCTCTCCAGTCTCCTAGGAAATTTGATGGAGGGCATTGAATCTTGACTGGGACATTGACACACCTATGTTCCAGCACCAGCAGTGTCTGAAGATCGTGGGCAAATTTGTAAAGGTGTGTGGGCTTCAATGCCTTTGAAGTTGGTAAAGCGCTTTCCAGTTTCCCTGGCATTTGTATACCTATTGTTCCGAGCGAGCAGTCGTCCACACAACCAATGGAGTAAATGTTACTAACCTTGAATGAAGAAACCAGGAAGGGATGTGGGCTGTGCTCGAGGTCACCCTGGAGGGCATAACATGGGTTCCAGTGTTTGCTCTTGGGCCTCTGCAGGCTCACTGGGAAGATGAGTCAGACCCGACTTCTGGAGTGGCTAGGCACAGGTCCTAGACCTCCCTGGGGCTCCGGGGTGTGGGGACTCTGTCTTCGCAGGCTAACTTGCCCAACCGGCTCCGTGGACTCTGGGCCGGGTCCTGGAGCTCCCTGCTCCCGCAAATGGCACATGCCCAGAGGGCACCCTGCGGCCACCACCACTGCCCAGCCTAAGTTTcaggcctctctgtgcctcagactcCGGTCCCGCCACCTCCACTTGGGAGCTCAGAGCatcctttccccttcctgctgGGGGTGGCTGCAGCCCAGCTGCCTCTGTCcctttaagagagagaaagaaccaaatcaggaagtgtgagagaGCAGGGCCGGCTGGCTCGGAGCTGAGCAGTGTCCCCTTGCAGGGAGCTGGTGAGGACActatctgccccccacccacgcccccaccctcccagctcCAGGGGTGGCGcaaggcccccccacccccacagctggCCCTGCCTCGGGGGTCCCCGGGGGGGGGGCCGTGGCCACCAGGATGTTATGCGCACAGCCTGTGGATGACAGTGCATGCTGAAAGCTCAGTGGGTGCCACGCTCTTCCACAAGCCTACAAACCACCACCGCAGCTGAGATGGGGTGAGTGTGCCGAGTCCGCAGGGGCCGCTGGACCGGGGCAGCCGCAGGGCAGCACTCAGTGGAGTGCAGGGGTGCTGCCACGTAGCCAGAGGTTCTCCCAGCCCCGTGGCGCCTCCCCGGGTCTCTCTGCCGCTTCTGGGGTCCCCCGGCAGTGCCCTGCATGCCCTCTCCGGCGGTCACCTTTGTAAAGGACTGCTTGGAGTCCAGAGCGAGAGGCAGGGAGGGCTGTGGCACGGGGAAGAGCTGCCACCTGCCTCCCCCGATCCCTTTCTGGGCTCTACTTCCCAACACCGGCCGCCCCTGTTCGGCTTCTGCCTCCATACTTTTCTCCTGCCTGGCTCCTGGCGCCTGCCCTCACCCAACCTGGGGTCTTTCTCCCTGACCCAAGTCccaggagtggggaggaaagTCTCCCGGAGCTGCTGGGGAAATGGGCTGGAAACCCCCAGCCCTGTGGGGGAGGGTGACAAACAGGAAAGGGTTAAAGGGCTGGGGCTGGTGGCCTTTGACGGTGGCTGAGAATCACATAGCACCGAGGGGTGCCTCTCATCCGCCCTCCTCTTTCCGGTGTAGCTCAGCTCCTGGACTTGCCACAGACAGTAAACATAACAGACGCTCACCCCGGAGAGTCTCTGGCTGATCCACAGCGGCTCAGAGCACTGGGTAAGTGCGTTTGGCCGCAGTAGTCCCCAGGAGGACGACAGACCGAGTGCAGACAGTGGGTGGGGCAATGGGCACCCAGGCTCCACCACCCACCCTCATTCATCCAACCAACTCCGAAGGACAGCAGCCTTTCCCTGcacctgagggggtggggggggggggcgagtgcACACGCAGCCAACCAAATGCACCACCCATCAGCTCCTAGGCACAGCCCTGGCAGGACCAGGAGCAGAGCCCAGGACGCGCCGCCCTTCCAGGGCTCTGCCTTTTGCACAACACTGTGCATTCCCTCGGTCTTCAGCTGCACCTTGTCCCAGCACCAGGGCCCATGTTGGGGACCAGGCCTGGGGAGGATTATGAAGGTAGTGAAATCTGCCACCCACCAGCTCCCCAGACTGGACCCCTTGGCCTTGCTTTTCGTGTGCTGTCAGGCTTCACATCCCCAGATCTGCCGGCATCATGATTTTTCCTCAGCCTCTCGGGTGAGGGGGTAAGGGATTTACCTGATCAATTCATTCAAGCTGATGAGCTAATATattgtctctctgtatctccttTGCCTTTGCAAAATGCACTTACTAGGTACCTTTTCTGAATCTGGGAACTGGCCACTGAGTCTCTTGAAGTGGCCTCTTGCTCAAggaattgcattttttaaaagattatagaGAGAAGGCTCAAAGAAAGCTAAGGAACTGTAGGATTCCAGGTATGGTGACCTTAGGGTTGAGAACTGATCAGATGTTACAAGAGGAAGGAGCCCTGTCCAGACCAGCCTTATTAGAGAGTATTTAAGAGGTAGTGGTCCTTCTCACGTTCCTTCTCCCAGTCATCCCGTTAAGACCAGACCTGAGCCTATTTTTCAGAGAATTTGAGTTTAATTTCTGAGGCTGCACTCCCTGGCCCCAGTTGCTTTAGAGGAACTGGCCTTGAAAGCACAGGATGGGGGCAAAGATGGGGAATGGAGCTGGAGAGGGTTTCAGATGGTCCCCGGGGCTCCTGAGCCCTTGGATTTGCTGGTCTCTcgccgcctccccacccccttcccacgcACACATGCGCGCATCCTCACACACACTGCCGGCAGCAGGATGTGTCGTTCCTCTCCAGAGCGCGCTGACCTGGCCACACTGGCCGCCTGTTAGCTCACAGCAGCAGGAAGTGGTGGGCCCAGGCGAGTGGGTGGAGAAGGGCTCCAGGCTCATGTTGCAATCCTGGAGATTTGTGGTGGTGTGGTTGACGCTGCCTGACCTGGGGCCCTTCCTTCAAGCACTATTTCTGCTTCCTGGGACAATCCCAGGCCTAGATGTCAAAACCCCAGAATTCTCAGTGCCTGGGAGAGGTGACAGAGAAAAAGGTTCGTCTCTGCAGAATGGCCCAtctggggaggtggtgggagaagaTGGGGAGTGAGGACAAGTAGAGTGCCCTGTGGTGGGACAGGCGCAGGCTGAGGGCTGAGGGccccggggtggcgggggggagggggctgtacTTCTTTTCGGAGAAGTTCCTCTCTGTGCTTCACGTTTcctccattccccccccccccacctccatcgcCCCTGGAATGGCCTCACGGAACCCTTTGTGGGATGGTCTTGGACACAGCCACCCAAAAGGCCACCAGTGTCCACCCCAGTTCAGGAATGGAATGTTCGACCCCTGCATGTTCTTTTTCTAGGCAGAAGGCGGCCAGCCAGCCGGGGGCAGGAGATGCAGAGCACTGTCAATTACCTATGGCACACCGACGACCTGCTGGGGCAGGGGGCCACTGCCAGTGTGTACAAGGCCCGAAACAAGGTAGGACACGGCCCTGGCCAGGCCCCCGCATCTGTGAAGTTCTTGGCCCCGTCAGCACCTTGTTGGGCAGCAGGGCAGAGGCCTCTGGACTTTGTCCTGCATGCTCTGGAGCCGGGGGCTTTGGCAAGAGGTGTGGGGAGCTGAAAAGGGCTCCTTAGGGATTAAGAGCTTGCGTCAAGCACATTTTGggactggagagaaagagaggaagacacaaagccATCATCCCGGGGAAGTGGCAGCAAATCTAGGAGTAGCAGAGGTGGGAAGTAGGACTTGTCTGGATTTGCCCTGCCTTTGTCGCTGTGCTGTACTGACTGTATGAGACACATGGCACCGTCCTGTCTCAAGAGGTGAAGTCAGACAGAACAGgttccaatcccagctctgctactggCACCAGGGAGTGGTAGCTGCCATTGTGGTTGTTGCCAACAGAAACGGTAATAGTAACAACAGACCATCCCCTGCAGGCTATCTGGTGCGCCAAGCCCTTGTCCCCAACCAGCGCTGGACCTGCTTCAATCCCTCTGGGTTGAGGAAGGAGCTGGGTGGGAGctgggagcccccacccccaaccaggcTGCCTTTGCTCATCTCTGGTCTCAGGCAGGTCGGGGGAAGCTACgtggagggctgggggcgggTGTGCTcccctgggcaggggtgggactTACGTTACCCGCGCCCCCCATGGCAGAAATCCGGGGAGCTGGTTGCCGTGAAGGTCTTCAACACCGCCAGCTACCTGCGACCCCGCGAGGTGCAGGTGAGGGAGTTTGATGTCCTGCGAAAGCTGAACCACCAGAACATCGTCAAGCTCTTTGCGGTGGAGGAGACGGTGGGTCCAGTGCTTGGTCAGAGGGAGGTGGTCTTGTCCTTGACCCACACAGGCTGGAAAGACTCAGGTCACAGAATCATGGAGACGTGGTCACATGCTTGTCAGCAGGTCAGCCGGAGAGGCAACCTGTAGGGTGGAGTAAGGAATGTGGGGTGGGATGTGGGGGGAAAGTGAGGGTGGGTGGTAGGGCCTAATCAAAGAGGGCTTCCTAGAAAAGGTAATCTTGGGCTCAGGTGTGTGGGGTCACTGTGAGGCCAAGGAGGGAAGGCAAGGCCAGAAGCTGGGACCTAGAGAAGGGGGTTTTTTGGCTCTAGGCTGAGTCACCCCCTCTTGAGAAAGCTGGTTCCTCACACAGCGATGGAAGGGGACATTTGCCTTCTGCCCCAAGCTTCCCTGTCTCCGTCCCACCCACAGGGGGGCAGCCGGCAGAAGGTGCTGGTGATGGAGTACTGCTCTGGTGGGAGCCTGCTGAGCGTGCTCGAAAGCCCCGAGAACGCCTTCGGGCTGCCGGAGGATGAGTTTCTGGTGGTGCTGCGCTGTGTGGGTGAGCCCCTCCTTGACCCCCCACAGGGAAGtctcccccctctttccctcctccccactcagaccagccccaggcccagccctcaGGGGAAGGCGATGTCCCAAAGGGTCTGGCATTTCTGAAAAAAGTAGCCAAACAGAGAAGACATTCTGTCCCTAAGAGGCTCTCCGTTCACAGACCAGGACAGACTCTGTCCAGGTCCAGGACAGACACTGATGAATGGACAGAAGTACAGTACAACTTTGGATTGCGAGTGACCTGTTCTGCGAGCGttccgcaagacaagcaaacatttctaatacattttaacttgatacaCGAGCGACGTCTTGCAATACGAGTGGCACGGATGCcagatgtcacatgatcacaattgAGCCAATGGTTCCCGAAATTTGCTTGGATATATAAATGCTTtgaattacaagcatgtttccggaacgaattatgcttgccAACCCCAACGTTTTTACTATATCTGATTCCTGCTAATCAGCAGTCTAAAACTCTAGcctaaaaacaattctttttttttttttttaatgtttattcatttttgagacagagggagacagagcatgaacgggggaaggtcagagagagagggagacaaagaatctgaaacaggcttcaggctctgagctgtcagcacggagcctgacgcggggctcgaactcatggaccgtgagatcatgacctgagcggaagtcggatgcccaaccgactgagccacccaggcaccccactagcCTAAAAACAATTCTTAAAGCAGGTTGTCCACCAGAgttcatagcagtgttattcacaacAGCCGTGAGAAGAAAACAACCCACACTTCATGGACAGATGTATGCACAAACAAAATAGGGTATATACACATAATGGggtactattcagccttaaaaaggaatgaaattctgacacatgctatatgtggatgaacctagaagacactgctaagtgaagtaagtcacagtcaaatccacagggacagaaagtcAAATGGCAtgtggcgggggcagggggaggaatgCAGAGTGATTGTTTAATAGGTAGAGTGTCTATTTGGGACATTGGCAAAGCTGTGgagatggacagtggtgatggtcacacaacagtgtgaatggacTTAATGCCACGGGGTTTTtacacttaaaatgattaaaatgctaaattttatgctaggtatattttattacaatttttaactttttgagagagggtgatcaagggagggcagagagagaaagagagaggaggagacacagaatctgaagcaggctccaggctctgagctgtcagcacagagcccaacacagggctcgaacccatgagttgtgagatcatgacctgagccaaagtcagacacttaaccgactgagccacccaggcgcccctattacaatttttaaaaataaatcagacaagAAGGGGGATGCCATCTTTGGGGAGGCAGAGACACCATCCTTGTTAATTTGTTAGGGAATCCCAGTGGAACCTCAGCACCCGTGTCTTTGGGCTCCCCGCCTTTGCCCTGTGCCCATGTCTGTCCTCCTGCTTTTCCTGTGGCTCTGTCAGCCCATGCGAACTCTCTATCTGGACCCAAGGGCGTCCTTCCCCCCAAAAGAAGCCCCACACACTGAGTTGTTCCTGGCCAGAGAGCTAGCAGCCCTCCCTCCGTCTCCAGTGGCCGGCATGAACCACCTGCGGGAAAACAGCATTGTCCACCGTGACATCAAGCCTGGAAACATCATGCGCCtcatgggggaggaggggcagagcatcTATAAGCTGACGGACTTCGGGGCCGCCCGGGAGCTGGATGACGATGAGAAGTTTGTCTCTGTCTATGGCACTGAGGAGTACCTGGTGAGTCGGGTGTTGAATAGGGGCTCTGTTCAATCCCCCTGTGTGGGGCAGGGTATCTGTCACCCCTGCACCCCAACCAGAAGGATTTATTCTGTTCTCTAAGATAGGAAAGGTGATGCTGCACCCTGCCTGGGCCTCCCTGCCCAAGTGTCCCTGCCCGGGCCCCTCTGGCCGGgccccccctgccccaggcctcccTTGTGCAATTAGTTCCTTGATGTGATCCTCACCTAGGATGGGGCACTACTGATCACCACTTTCCCCAGGGCAGAGAGTGGGCACATGGAAATGCTCTGGATGGGCTAACTCCACACcaatgtgggttttgtttttttttttttaagtttatttatttttcaatatatgaaatttattgtcaaattggtttccatacaacacccagtgctcatcccaaaaggtgccctcctcaatacccatcacccaccctcccctccctcccaccccccatcaaccctcagtttgttctcagtttttaagagtctcttatgctttggctctctcccactctaacctcttttttttttttccttcccctcccccatgggtttctgttaagtttctcaggatccacataagagtgaacacatatggtatctgtctttctctgtatggcttatttcacttagcataacactctccagttccatccacgttgctacaaagggccatatttcgttctttctcattgccatgtagtactccattgtgtatataaaccacaatttctttatccattcatcagttgatggacatttaggctctttccataatttggctattgttgagagtgctgctataagcattggggtacaagtgcccctatgcgtcagtactcctgtatcccttaggtaaattcctagcagtgctattgctgggtcatagggtaggtctatttttaattttctgagtaacctccacactgctttccagagtggctgcaccaatttgcattcccaccaacagtgcaagagggttcctgtttctccacatcctctccagcatctatagtctcctgatttgttcattttggtcagagactggcgtgaggtgatacctgagtgtggttttgatttgtatttccctgataaggagcgacgttgagcatcttttcatgtgcctgttggccatccagatgtcttctttagagaagtgtctattcatgttttctgcccatttcttcactgggttatttgtttttcgggtgtggagtttggtgagctctttatagattttggatactagccctttgtctgatatgtcatttgcaaatatcttttcccattccattggttgccttttagttttgttggttgtttcctttgctgtgcagaagctttttatcttcataaggtcccagtaattcatttttgcttttaattcccttgcctttggggatgtgtcgagtaagagattgctacggctgaggtcagagaggtcttttcctgctttctcctctaaggttttgatggtttcctgtctcatgttcaggtcctttatccattttgagtttatttttgtaaatggtgtgagaaagtgttctagtttcaaccttctgcatgttgctgtccagttctcccagcaccatttgttaaagagactgtcttttttccattggatattctttcctgctttgtcaaagatgagttgaccatacgtttgtgggtctagttctggggtttctattctattccattggtctatgtgtctgtttttgtgccaataccatgctgtcttgatgatgacagctttgtagtagaggctaaagtctgggattgtgatgcctcctgctttggtcttcttcttcaaaattcctttggctattcggggccttttgtggttccatatgaattttaggattgcttgttgtagtttcgagaagaatgctggtgcaattttgattgggattgcattgaatgtgtagatagctttgggtagtattgacattttgacaatatttattcttccaatccatgagcagggaatatctttccatttctttatatcttcttcagttaccttcataagctttctatagttttcagcatacagatctgttacatctttggttaggtttattcctaggtattttatgctttttggtgcaattgtgaatgggatcaatttctttgtctttctgttgcttcattgttagtgtataagaatgcaactgacttctgtacattgattttgtatcctgcaactttgctgaattcatgtatcagttctagcagacttttggtggagtctatcggattttccatgtataatatcatgtcatctgcaaaaagcgaaagcttgacttcatctttgccaattttgatgcctttgatttccttttgttgtctgattgctgatgctagaacttccaacactatgttaaacaacagcggtgagactgggcatccctgtcatgttcctgatctcagggaaaaagctctcaatttttctccattgaggatgatgttagctgtgggcttttcataaatggcttttatgatgtttaagtatgttccttctatcccgactttctcaagggtttttattaagaaagcatgctgaattttgtcaaaggccttttctgcatcgattgacaggatcatatggttcttatcttttcttttattaatgtgatgtatcacgttgattgatttgcgaatgttgaaccagccctgcatcccaggaatgaatcccacttgatcatggtgaataattctttttatatgctgttgaattcgatttgctagtatcttattgagaatttttgcatccatattcatcagggatattggcctgtagttctctttttttactgggtctctgtctgatttaggaatcaaagtaatactggcttcatagaatgagtctggaagttttccttccctttccatttcttggaatagcttgagaaggataggtattatctctgctttaaacgtctggtagaactcccctgggaagccatctagtcatggactcttatttgttgggagatttttgataaccgattcgatttctttgctggttatgggtctgttcaagctttctatttcctcctgattgagttttggaagagtgtgggtgtttaggaatttgtccatttcttccaggttgtccaatttgattggcatataatttttcatagtattccctgataattgtttgtatctctgagggattggttgtaataattccattttcattcatgattttatctatttgggtcatctcacttttctttttgagaagcctggctagaggtttgtcaattttgtttattttttcaaaaaaccaactcttggtttcattggtcttatttatttattttgagagagagaatcccaagcaggctccggtgtcagtgcagagcccgatataggccttgaactcatgaactgtgagatcataacctgagccaaaaccaagaattggatgcttaactaactgagtcacccaggtgctcccatacccatttttgaaatgacaaaggaGATGGTTCTGATAGTTCTGTTTTCACCAAAGGCGGTGGAAGGAGGTCTGATGGATGGGGGCTCCAGCCCTTGCCCACCCACGTCTCCGTGGCTGCCCTCTCGTTCTCCCTTTCGCAGCACCCTGACATGTATGAACGGGCAGTGCTTCGCAAGCCCCAGCAGAAGACATTTGGGGTGACCGTGGATCTCTGGAGCATTGGGGTAACCCTGTACCACGCAGCCACCGGCAGCCTGCCCTTCGTCCCCTTCGGTGGACCACGGCGCAACAAGGAGATGATGTACGGTGGGCCACGGACAGGGAATGAGAAGGGACGGGCCCTGGACCTTCCTCCATTGGTCCCTGCTGTATCTCCTACTCCACCTCTCACTCTGTGGTCCTCCTCTGGGCCACCCCCACCCAGACTCCTTTCCGATCCTCTGTTACCAGCCAATGAAAGAGGAAGCTGAGCCCGCCCTGACTGATGGGAGATGATCACGGTCCCTCAGCTCAGTGCTTCCCTTTAGCCTCCCTCCACGAGTGGCTCCCCCATCTCAGCAGAGGCTCCAAAGCTTGTGGAACCTGCCAGGGGCAAAGGTGGGGCAAGGACCCAGGCCCTGATCCCTTGTGGGAGGCCTTCCCAGGTTTCCTGCCGGCTGCTCCAGAAGTAGCTTCAGTCGGTGGCTGCTCCCACTGAGGGCACTGCTCAGAGCAGAAGAGGTTTAAGGTAGATTCGTGGGAAGGTCGAAACACCCACCCTCAGCTCAGGGGTCCAGCTGTGTGGAACCTGGATTAGGTTAGGGCAAGGGGAAGGAGATCGACAGGCGGGGGCTGTCAGGGAAGGCGGGACtttgaagggaggggagggtctgtGAAGTGGAGCACAGCGAGGACAGAGGTGCCGAGGCCGGCCAGATCGGGGGATGTGCAGTAAGGGGGTGGAGGAAGTGGACAGTGGAAAGGGGCCGAGAGCCTGACTGGGAATCTTGTTGGCTGAGGGCCAGGACTCTCAAATTCCGTTTCCAAGCTAATTTGGAGTGGCTGACTGATGGGAACCAACGCCCCGAGCCCTCCATGCTGAGTTTGCCATCCCGTGAAGTGTGATGGGCCAGGAGCCCCGCTGACCTGGTCCTGCCTCGCCCCAGGTACCGGATCACCACGGAGAAGCCGGCCGGGGCCATCGCAGGCACTCAGAGGCGGGAGAACGGGCCCCTGGAGTGGAGTTACACCCTCCCCATCACCTGCCGGCTGTCCATGTGAGTGGGGCCCTGCAGGAGTGGCAGACAGACTGGAGTCTGGGCTGGTGTCACCTACCCCTGCTGAGAGTCCCGCCCTACCTCCGAGGCCCCTGGCATGCAGTCAGCTGGGGCATACGACTTTCCCTTTCCACCTCACTGTTTCCATCCTCATGCCGGAATGGGTTCTTCCAGCtcttcctccccatcccaccctgccccaccgCCTTGGTCCTAGCTCTTGGGGACATTCTCAGGGAATGCCCTATTACCTACTCCAAGAGGACAAGTCTGGGACCTGGGCCCTCCTGACCGTCTGCATGTCCTGGGGCACAGGGGGCTGCAGAGCCAGCTGGTGCCCATCCTGGCCAACATCCTGGAGGTGGAGCAGGCCAAGTGCTGGGGCTTCGACCAGTTCTTTGCAGAGACCAGTGACATCCTGCAGCGAGTTGTTGTCCATGTCTTCTCCCTGTCCCAGGCGGTCCTGCACCACGTCTACATCCACGCCCACAACACGTGAGTAAGCAACGGAGGCCCGAGAACCTTCTCTACCCAAGCAGAAGGGTGTATCCCAGGCGGCATTGTGTGGGCTATTTAGATAGGAGAGCTTCTGGGTCCAATCTTAGTTTGGAAAATACTAGTTCCACAAAGTTAGAGTAAAACGATTCTTCCTTGCTGTTAGACTCCACAGATTCAGCAATCTCTACGATGGTAATGTGCATTAGAAATCTGAGGGGtacctgtgtgcatgtgtgcatgcgtgtgtgcgtgtgttggcAATGTGTTTTCCAAAAGTACTGCTCATTGAACCCTTTATTTCTGGAGCATTTTATAGGACTAGGTGAATTTTACTGGGAGGGTTACGGGAAAGGGGTGTAGAGGTAGAGGCTGGGTATTGGAGCTCCTGTGTTCTGTTCCCACTGTCTCCATCCACCCTAAGACATGAGCTCCAACCTTTGTCTCTCCACCCTTGATAAGAGAGGAAGTCACCCGGTCCCTCCCTTTGAAAAGCTGACCTTCTCCATGGATAAGGACTTAGCTAGGGTTTGGGTCCCCTGGACCCCTACCCTGACTACTGACACTTCCtaccctccccctttccccccaacTCCCTTGTGTGTTTAGGGTAGCCATCTTTCTGGAAGCCGTATACAAGCAGACCAGTGTGGCCCCCCAGCATCAGGAGTACATCTTTGAGGGTCACGTCTGTGTCCTTGAGCCCAGCCTCTCAGCGCAGCACATCGCCCACACGACAGCAAGCAGCCCCCTGACCCTATTCAGCATGGCCAGCGAGACCCCCAAGGGGCTGGCCTTCAGGGACCGTGAGTAGGGCCACTCAGGCTGGCTCTTCTTTGCTACGAGGGGCAAGGGTTTACGATCCAAGGTATCAATTAATGTT is part of the Felis catus isolate Fca126 chromosome F1, F.catus_Fca126_mat1.0, whole genome shotgun sequence genome and encodes:
- the IKBKE gene encoding inhibitor of nuclear factor kappa-B kinase subunit epsilon isoform X6 is translated as MQSTVNYLWHTDDLLGQGATASVYKARNKKSGELVAVKVFNTASYLRPREVQVREFDVLRKLNHQNIVKLFAVEETVGPVLGQREVVLSLTHTGWKDSGHRIMETWSHACQQGGSRQKVLVMEYCSGGSLLSVLESPENAFGLPEDEFLVVLRCVVAGMNHLRENSIVHRDIKPGNIMRLMGEEGQSIYKLTDFGAARELDDDEKFVSVYGTEEYLHPDMYERAVLRKPQQKTFGVTVDLWSIGVTLYHAATGSLPFVPFGGPRRNKEMMYRITTEKPAGAIAGTQRRENGPLEWSYTLPITCRLSMGLQSQLVPILANILEVEQAKCWGFDQFFAETSDILQRVVVHVFSLSQAVLHHVYIHAHNTVAIFLEAVYKQTSVAPQHQEYIFEGHVCVLEPSLSAQHIAHTTASSPLTLFSMASETPKGLAFRDPAQDIPKFFPKVDLQADYSTAKSVLGAGYQALWLARALLAGQELMLRGLYWFVEMLQATCRRTLEVTRMALLFLSSSLGTERFSSVAGMPEMQELKRVTELRSKLRALAEALSRYAHDITETQMSLSNLSSELMKNRDQVHADRSIQQIQCCLDKMNLIYKQFKKSRMRPGLGYNEEQIHKLDK
- the IKBKE gene encoding inhibitor of nuclear factor kappa-B kinase subunit epsilon isoform X2, producing the protein MQSTVNYLWHTDDLLGQGATASVYKARNKKSGELVAVKVFNTASYLRPREVQVREFDVLRKLNHQNIVKLFAVEETVGPVLGQREVVLSLTHTGWKDSGHRIMETWSHACQQGGSRQKVLVMEYCSGGSLLSVLESPENAFGLPEDEFLVVLRCVVAGMNHLRENSIVHRDIKPGNIMRLMGEEGQSIYKLTDFGAARELDDDEKFVSVYGTEEYLHPDMYERAVLRKPQQKTFGVTVDLWSIGVTLYHAATGSLPFVPFGGPRRNKEMMYRITTEKPAGAIAGTQRRENGPLEWSYTLPITCRLSMGLQSQLVPILANILEVEQAKCWGFDQFFAETSDILQRVVVHVFSLSQAVLHHVYIHAHNTVAIFLEAVYKQTSVAPQHQEYIFEGHVCVLEPSLSAQHIAHTTASSPLTLFSMASETPKGLAFRDPAQDIPKFFPKVDLQADYSTAKSVLGAGYQALWLARALLAGQELMLRGLYWFVEMLQATCRRTLEVTRMALLFLSSSLGTESSVAGMPEMQELKRVTELRSKLRALAEALSRYAHDITETQMSLSNLSSELMKNRDQVHADRSIQQIQCCLDKMNLIYKQFKKSRMRPGLGYNEEQIHKLDKVNFGHLAKRLLQVFQEKCVQKYQTSLVTHGKWMREVHETRIHLRMVSCSVAAFNTEAQGAQESLSKILDQLSHQLLQDRTMGAQVSAPPTAPHPSPALTDLVLHMQELCEEVKLLAFDLQDNNRIIEGLSRPPSAPDS
- the IKBKE gene encoding inhibitor of nuclear factor kappa-B kinase subunit epsilon isoform X1, with translation MQSTVNYLWHTDDLLGQGATASVYKARNKKSGELVAVKVFNTASYLRPREVQVREFDVLRKLNHQNIVKLFAVEETVGPVLGQREVVLSLTHTGWKDSGHRIMETWSHACQQGGSRQKVLVMEYCSGGSLLSVLESPENAFGLPEDEFLVVLRCVVAGMNHLRENSIVHRDIKPGNIMRLMGEEGQSIYKLTDFGAARELDDDEKFVSVYGTEEYLHPDMYERAVLRKPQQKTFGVTVDLWSIGVTLYHAATGSLPFVPFGGPRRNKEMMYRITTEKPAGAIAGTQRRENGPLEWSYTLPITCRLSMGLQSQLVPILANILEVEQAKCWGFDQFFAETSDILQRVVVHVFSLSQAVLHHVYIHAHNTVAIFLEAVYKQTSVAPQHQEYIFEGHVCVLEPSLSAQHIAHTTASSPLTLFSMASETPKGLAFRDPAQDIPKFFPKVDLQADYSTAKSVLGAGYQALWLARALLAGQELMLRGLYWFVEMLQATCRRTLEVTRMALLFLSSSLGTERFSSVAGMPEMQELKRVTELRSKLRALAEALSRYAHDITETQMSLSNLSSELMKNRDQVHADRSIQQIQCCLDKMNLIYKQFKKSRMRPGLGYNEEQIHKLDKVNFGHLAKRLLQVFQEKCVQKYQTSLVTHGKWMREVHETRIHLRMVSCSVAAFNTEAQGAQESLSKILDQLSHQLLQDRTMGAQVSAPPTAPHPSPALTDLVLHMQELCEEVKLLAFDLQDNNRIIEGLSRPPSAPDS
- the IKBKE gene encoding inhibitor of nuclear factor kappa-B kinase subunit epsilon isoform X4 encodes the protein MQSTVNYLWHTDDLLGQGATASVYKARNKKSGELVAVKVFNTASYLRPREVQVREFDVLRKLNHQNIVKLFAVEETVGPVLGQREVVLSLTHTGWKDSGHRIMETWSHACQQGGSRQKVLVMEYCSGGSLLSVLESPENAFGLPEDEFLVVLRCVVAGMNHLRENSIVHRDIKPGNIMRLMGEEGQSIYKLTDFGAARELDDDEKFVSVYGTEEYLHPDMYERAVLRKPQQKTFGVTVDLWSIGVTLYHAATGSLPFVPFGGPRRNKEMMYRITTEKPAGAIAGTQRRENGPLEWSYTLPITCRLSMGLQSQLVPILANILEVEQAKCWGFDQFFAETSDILQRVVVHVFSLSQAVLHHVYIHAHNTVAIFLEAVYKQTSVAPQHQEYIFEGHVCVLEPSLSAQHIAHTTASSPLTLFSMASETPKGLAFRDPAQDIPKFFPKVDLQADYSTAKSVLGAGYQALWLARALLAGQELMLRGLYWFVEMLQATCRRTLEVTRMALLFLSSSLGTERFSSVAGMPEMQELKRVTELRSKLRALAEALSRYAHDITETQMSLSNLSSELMKNRDQHPADSVLFGQDEPHLQTVQEIQNEARRTSEAFLPSSLGFHHPTITTLLSTSLGTITLP